The Vibrio aerogenes nucleotide sequence GAAACTGCTTTATCCCGTGAAGATATTCATTTTATCACCTGGGAACACCCGATGATTCAGGGCGGGATTGACCTGATCTTCAGTGAAGGCGTGGGCACATCTGCCGTCTCATTACTGAAAAACAAAGCATTGCCGGTTGGTACTGTATTACTTGAACTGATTTATGTGGTTGACGCTCAGGCACCGAAGAAAAGCGGAATCAGCCGTTTCTTACCGAGAACGCCGATCCGTTTGATGTTGGATGCCCGGGGCAATGATCTATCGGCACAGGTTGAGTTTGAAGGCTTCAATCGTCAGCTTAGCCCGGTGAATCGTCATATCGCGAATAAACTGGTGACTTCGGTACAAAACGAGGTTCATCAGTTAATCGAAGCCAGTGAAACCCTGATTGAACCGCGGGTTGATATGGTTCGTCAGGAAGCACAGAAAGAAATGGAGACGGTGCTGAATGCAGAGCTGGAAAGATTGCTGGCACTGAAAGCCGTCAATCCCAATATCCGGGATGATGAAGTAACCCTGCTGGAAAATCAGATTAAAGAACTGACGGCTTATATCGGGCAGGCACAGTATCAGCTGGACTCGTTACGCTTGATCATGGTGTCGCATAATGGTTGATTGAATTGCGTGCTGAAAGATAAAAAGGGGTGACGAATGTCACCCTTTTTCTTATCACACAAAACCTGCACATAAAAATCAGAAATTTCCGTCAATATCTGTAACTGCTACCAGCTTATGATTCACAAACTCTTTCAGGCCCAGATCTAATAATTCACGACCATAGCCGGAATGCTTAATGCCACCGAAGGGTAAATCTGCTTTCACAGCGGTTGGATGATTGACATATACCATCCCGGTTGAAATGCGATGTGCGACTTTTTCTGCATGTGCTTCATCTTTTCCGAATACTGAACCGCCCAGTCCGAATGGGGAATCGTTGGCAATGTGAATCGCATCATCTTCGTCTTTTGCACGGAAAATCATGGAAACCGGACCAAAAAACTCCCAGTAATAAGCTGGATTGTCAGGTGTAATATCAGTCAGAATTGTGGGCTGAACAAAAGCACCTTGTTCGGGCACTTTCGGACCAACCTGAAGAGCAGTAGCACCGTAAGCGACAGCCTGCGCAATTTTCTCTTTCACTTCATCGGCTGCCCCCTGAGATGACAATGGTGCAAGTGTTGTGTCTGGCGACATTGGATCGCCGGTTCTCAGTTCTGCAACGCCTTTTGTATACAACTTCAGAAATTCATCGTAGATTTCATCAGCGATAATCATACGTTTGGAAGAGACACACACCTGACCGGCATTCCAGTGACGGCCAAAAACGGCCCATTTGGCAGTCTTTTCCAGCTCTGCATCTTTCAGGACCACAAATGCATCGGCGCCACCCAGTTCCAGCGTTGATTTCTTCATAGCCCGGCCAGCCTGAGAAGCAACGATAGCTCCGGCACCTTCGGAGCCAGTTAAAGCGACACCGTGTACCCGGCGATCATTGATAATCATTTCAACCTGATCACGGGTAGCGTAGAGGTTCTGGAATGCGCCCTGAGGCAGACCGGCTTCCTGCATCAATGCTTCAAACGTTGCTGCACACTGCGGTACGTTCGATGCGTGTTTCAGCAGCAGAGTATTTCCGGCAGAAAGCTGTGGTGCCAGAATCCGGGCAATTTGGTAGTAAGGGAAATTCCATGGTTCAATCGCCAGCAATACGCCAAGTGGTTCGTTGACGATGGAGGCTGATTTGACTGCCGGGTCTTCAGATTCAATGATTCTGGGAGCCAGTAATGCTTCTGCATGTTTGACATAATATTCCATGATCTGCGCTGAAATTTCGACTTCTGCTTCCGCTTCGGCGATCAGTTTTCCCATCTCCAGCGTAAGAACTTCCGCATATTTTCTTTTATTCTGTCTCAGTAAATCAGCTGCTTTTTGCAGAATGGCTGCTCTCTGCTCAAAGCTGGTTTCACGCCAGGCTAAAAACGCATTGTGCGCCTGAGTAATGGCTTGTTCGACTTCTTCATCTGTTGAATTCGGGTAAGATTGAATCAATTCACCGGTATAGGGATTTGTTGTTGTATAGGCCATAGCTAACTCTCTCCTGTTGAATCATTGTGGGTATATTTAACTTATGATGTTTAACTTATTATGACTTTTGAACGACCAGGATGATTATTTATAGTTGGAGTGCCAAATAATTATCTGGATAACCACTTTTCTTATATGGTTAATCTAAATGTTTTACAGAGAAAAATCCACCGCTTATAAATCACATTTACCTATTCCTTTAATTGGTAAAACCAATGGATAGATAAATAAATGACTCTTTATTACTAATATATATATTATTTATTGAATCAGCATAGTTTTGATATATGTGGTTATTTGATTTTTATGATGAGGTTGAAGTTAACTTATTGTTTGTATGGATGAAATAAAAAGGCCAGTATCATCATCTGGCCTGGGGATAATAATATTTTTAATATAATTATTGATTATAAGAATAGTTTCCACCAAATAAATATACCTAAAAAACCGAATAAATAGATGAGTCCGGTAATTGATAAATATTTTAATTTCGGGCCTACAGCCAGCGGTTCCGGTAATGGTGTTTTTGTGACAAGAATATAATTTAATAATGCAAAAAATGGCGTTGTTATAAATGCCATGATCATTGCAAAGTTCAGCATTGGGATTAATGCTGATTTAGCAAAGAATAAAATACTCAAGGCACAGACAGAAACACACAACATCCAGAAAACGAGATTACTTTTCTCATCTGGTTGCTGCTGGTTTTGCTGCCTGAGTAACTGGTAAGATTCATCAATCACCCGCGAATAACCATCGATCACTGTAATCGTACTACCGAAAATGCAGAAAAATGCGACAACAGCAATCAGATAGCGGGACCATTCACCAATAGTGGATGCATACATGCCTACCAACTGATGTGTGAATCCAATCCCTGATTTTGAAAGCTCAGTTCCTGTACCGTGCAGTAATAATGCACCTAAAGCCAGAAAGATAATTGCCAGAATAGCGGTGCCAATATATCCAACATTAAAATCAAACAGTGCAGATTTGGCAGAGACTTCTTGCTGCTGGCACTGCTTTTTCAGCCAGACCGAAGTGATAGTGGAAATTTCTATGGGTGCTGGCATCCAGCCCATGGTCACGACAAGGAATCCGATCGCGGCCAGTGTCCACGGTGAGGGTGAGGGAGCATCAGGCAGCGTTTCAGCCGGGTGCCCAAAGGCAATAATCACAGCCAGCAGCGTGGTGATGGTCAGTACCGTCATGATGATCTTTGACATGCTGTCGAGTGCTTTATAATGACCGGCTAACAGAATCATCAGGCAGGTAGCGACGACCACAGCAGACAGGATTGTCCCTGATAATTCGAAGGGGACAAAATAGCCCAGCAGGCTGGCGCTGAACAGAGTCAGCGCCGCAGTATTAATGACGCTGGAAATCGCAGTGAGAATCATAAAGATCCAAAGATAAAAGCGGCCCAGACCTGCATACCCCTGAACCAGAGATTTCTGAGTACCCATGGTGTACTGAATCCCTGCTCTGAAAAAAGGATATTTAAACAAATTGACGAGCAGAATCAGCAGCGCAAGTTGCCAGCCATAGATTGCACCGGCTTTGGTGGAGGCTACCAGATGTGATCCACCAACTGCGGCGGCGGCCATCATGATACCTGGCCCGAGCGATTTCATCAGGCGTGAGAGAGGCGTCCCCTGATCTGAGGGATAGGAAGCCGTGTTTTCCATTCTTGTTCCTTATTTATCATGTACACAAACGCCCAAAAGAGCAGTAAACACGCTATTTGGGTTATCTGGTACGTTGTGTTGCAATGTTGTGTGTGCGAGCTTCCCGGTTTATTTATGGTGTCCGGTGCAGATCGTTATGTTTTATATTTTCCTATACTCAGGAATTTTGTTTTGTCAATTTTATCATCAATATCACATTGTCATAAAGTGTCAAATTATATTTACGCAGATTGATGAATATTTGCAGGCAGACCGCAATTCAGCCGGTGATCGATGTGAAAACAGAATGAGGGACTGCTTTGATGTCTGATAGTTTGCTGAATATCTCCGGTAAATCTGAATCATGCATCTTCAGGTCTTTTAGGTATATAATGCGGCGGTTTTGTTGAGAGAGATCTGCGCATGGCGATGACATCATACTTACCACCGACAACTCCATGGACAGATATCGTGCATGAAGATGACCATATTCTGGCCGTGAATAAACCTTCCGGCTTATTATCTGTACCGGGTAAAGCTCCTGAACATTACGACAGTATGTGGAGCCGTCTGGCAGAAACCTATCCGGATATTCAGGTGGTACACCGGCTGGATATGTCGACTTCAGGTCTGATGCTGTTTGCTAAAAATAAGCGGGTTGAAGGTGCGCTGAAGAAACAGTTCCAGTACCGGCTGACTCATAAAGTGTACTATGCACGGGTCTGGGGCATTGTTGAGACAGATGAAGGTGAAATTGATTTGCCGCTGATTTGTGACTGGCCGAACCGCCCCCGGCAAATAGTCTGCCACCAGACGGGTAAACCATCGAAAACGCTGTATCAGGTGGTCAAACGTGAAGAAAAGACCAGTGTTGTCCGGTTGTTTCCCGTTACCGGGCGATCGCATCAGCTTCGGGTTCATTTACAGGCAATTGGTTACCCGATCGTCGGGGATGAATTTTACGCGGATGAAGCGGCACAGGCTTTTTCTTCCCGGCTGGAATTACATGCGGCTGAGCTGAGTTTTTATCACCCAAGAAATGACTGGCTGAGGCGGATTTTTGTTCCCTGTGATTTTTATCCTGAAGCGGAAGAAACCATCTTTGAATGTTTCGATCCGGAAAGAAAACTCCCGGATTACAAGCAATTACCCCGTCCCTGAAAACAGGACAAATCTCACTCAGCACTATCGTCAGGTTGTTTGGATAGAACAGTAAGGAGAAAGGATTCATGTCTAAGCCTTTGGTTGTTTTTGTTGATCGGGCAACGATTCCGCCACAGATTCATTTGCCGGAACTCACGTTTGATCATCAATGGATGAGTTATGACACGACATCGGCGGATGAACTGTTACCACGTGTTCTGGATGCTGAAATCATTATTACCAATAAAGTCGTGTTTGATGCCACTGTGCTGGCGCAGTTGCCTCAACTGCGTTTACTGGCGGTGGCGGCAACCGGCGTGAATAATGTTGATATTGATTATTGCCGCGCACATGGTATTGCAGTGGCTAATGTTCAGGGATATGCAACACAATCTGTGCCGGAACATGTGGTTGGGATGATGTTTGCTCTTCGGCGCAACCTGATGGCTTATCATCAGGATATTTGCCGGGGTGTCTGGCAACAGGAGAAGCAATTTTGTTTCTTTACGCATCCGATCGGGGATATCGCAGGGAAAACCATGGGAATAATTGGCTCGGGAGCGTTAGGTCAGGCAACTGCAACACTGGCACAGGCGCTGGGGATGCAAGTTATCTTTAGTGAAAGAAAAGGGCGTAATGAATGCCGGGAAGGCTTTGTTCCTTTTGAACAGGCACTTCAGCAGGCAGATGTGCTCACTTTGCATTGCCCTCTGACCGAAGAAACCCGCAATTTAATCAGTTCCGATGAGCTGGAGATGATGAAGCCGGATGCGATTCTGATTAACACGGGGCGCGGCGGACTGGTCGATGAGCAGGCACTGGTTCATGCTTTAAAGCAAGGCGATATCGCGGGCGCTGGTGTAGATGTTTTTACTCAGGAGCCAGCGGATGAATCGAATCCGTTACTGGCCAATGCAGACTTGCCGAATCTGCTGCTGACGCCGCACGTCGCCTGGGGAAGTGATTCTTCGATTCAGAAACTGGCGGGTATCCTGATCGATAATATCAATGCTTTTATACGTGGTGAACATCAGAACCGTGTTGTTTAAGCATTCGTGTTTAATCACTCCGGATAACCCACGAAAAAGGCAGCTCAACAGAGCTGCCTTTTGCATTTTTGCCGGTTCACCGGGAAGGTTTATAAAGAAGCGATGGTGACTTTCTGTTCTTCCAGTTTCACCAGCGATTCTTTGTAGCCTTCAAGCTTCTCACGTTCTTTGGCAACCACAGCTTCAGGTGCTTTGGCAACAAATCCCTGATTGTTCAGTTTGCCTTCAATCCGTTTGATTTCACCCTCAGTTTTGGCAATCTCTTTACCAAGACGTTCAAGCTCTGCATCTTTGTCGATTAAGCCAGCCATTGGAATCATCAGCTCTGATTTGCCGACTAATGCAGTGGCACAGGCGGGGAGAGTCTCATCATCAGCAATCATCCGGATACTTTCCAGTTTCGCCAGTGATGTCAGCACCTGTTTGTTCGCTTCCAGACGCGCTGCGTCAGTTGCATTGTCCGCTTTGAGCATGACATCCAGTGGC carries:
- a CDS encoding pseudouridine synthase; this translates as MAMTSYLPPTTPWTDIVHEDDHILAVNKPSGLLSVPGKAPEHYDSMWSRLAETYPDIQVVHRLDMSTSGLMLFAKNKRVEGALKKQFQYRLTHKVYYARVWGIVETDEGEIDLPLICDWPNRPRQIVCHQTGKPSKTLYQVVKREEKTSVVRLFPVTGRSHQLRVHLQAIGYPIVGDEFYADEAAQAFSSRLELHAAELSFYHPRNDWLRRIFVPCDFYPEAEETIFECFDPERKLPDYKQLPRP
- a CDS encoding D-2-hydroxyacid dehydrogenase gives rise to the protein MSKPLVVFVDRATIPPQIHLPELTFDHQWMSYDTTSADELLPRVLDAEIIITNKVVFDATVLAQLPQLRLLAVAATGVNNVDIDYCRAHGIAVANVQGYATQSVPEHVVGMMFALRRNLMAYHQDICRGVWQQEKQFCFFTHPIGDIAGKTMGIIGSGALGQATATLAQALGMQVIFSERKGRNECREGFVPFEQALQQADVLTLHCPLTEETRNLISSDELEMMKPDAILINTGRGGLVDEQALVHALKQGDIAGAGVDVFTQEPADESNPLLANADLPNLLLTPHVAWGSDSSIQKLAGILIDNINAFIRGEHQNRVV
- a CDS encoding NAD-dependent succinate-semialdehyde dehydrogenase, yielding MAYTTTNPYTGELIQSYPNSTDEEVEQAITQAHNAFLAWRETSFEQRAAILQKAADLLRQNKRKYAEVLTLEMGKLIAEAEAEVEISAQIMEYYVKHAEALLAPRIIESEDPAVKSASIVNEPLGVLLAIEPWNFPYYQIARILAPQLSAGNTLLLKHASNVPQCAATFEALMQEAGLPQGAFQNLYATRDQVEMIINDRRVHGVALTGSEGAGAIVASQAGRAMKKSTLELGGADAFVVLKDAELEKTAKWAVFGRHWNAGQVCVSSKRMIIADEIYDEFLKLYTKGVAELRTGDPMSPDTTLAPLSSQGAADEVKEKIAQAVAYGATALQVGPKVPEQGAFVQPTILTDITPDNPAYYWEFFGPVSMIFRAKDEDDAIHIANDSPFGLGGSVFGKDEAHAEKVAHRISTGMVYVNHPTAVKADLPFGGIKHSGYGRELLDLGLKEFVNHKLVAVTDIDGNF
- a CDS encoding NRAMP family divalent metal transporter — its product is MENTASYPSDQGTPLSRLMKSLGPGIMMAAAAVGGSHLVASTKAGAIYGWQLALLILLVNLFKYPFFRAGIQYTMGTQKSLVQGYAGLGRFYLWIFMILTAISSVINTAALTLFSASLLGYFVPFELSGTILSAVVVATCLMILLAGHYKALDSMSKIIMTVLTITTLLAVIIAFGHPAETLPDAPSPSPWTLAAIGFLVVTMGWMPAPIEISTITSVWLKKQCQQQEVSAKSALFDFNVGYIGTAILAIIFLALGALLLHGTGTELSKSGIGFTHQLVGMYASTIGEWSRYLIAVVAFFCIFGSTITVIDGYSRVIDESYQLLRQQNQQQPDEKSNLVFWMLCVSVCALSILFFAKSALIPMLNFAMIMAFITTPFFALLNYILVTKTPLPEPLAVGPKLKYLSITGLIYLFGFLGIFIWWKLFL